The following proteins are co-located in the Paenibacillus sp. FSL H8-0079 genome:
- the purE gene encoding 5-(carboxyamino)imidazole ribonucleotide mutase: MSLQVAVIMGSKSDWETMKHACEVLDELEIGYEKKVVSAHRTPDLMFEYAEQAIDRGFKVIIAGAGGAAHLPGMVAAKTMLPVIGVPVQSKALNGLDSLLSIVQMPGGIPVATVAIGKAGATNAGLLAAQMIGAFDPDVQRRSEARRERIKQEVLESSEEL; encoded by the coding sequence ATGTCACTGCAAGTCGCTGTAATTATGGGCAGCAAGTCGGATTGGGAAACGATGAAGCATGCGTGCGAGGTTCTGGATGAACTGGAGATTGGTTATGAGAAAAAGGTTGTCTCAGCCCATCGTACACCGGATTTGATGTTCGAATACGCAGAGCAGGCAATTGATCGAGGATTCAAGGTGATCATTGCAGGCGCAGGCGGGGCGGCACATCTACCCGGTATGGTTGCAGCCAAAACGATGCTTCCGGTCATTGGTGTTCCGGTTCAATCCAAAGCATTGAACGGTCTCGATTCCTTGTTGTCCATTGTTCAGATGCCTGGTGGTATTCCCGTCGCAACTGTGGCGATTGGCAAGGCAGGGGCAACCAATGCAGGATTGCTGGCAGCTCAGATGATCGGTGCTTTTGACCCGGATGTCCAACGTCGCTCTGAAGCTCGAAGAGAGCGCATCAAACAAGAAGTACTCGAAAGCAGTGAAGAACTATGA